One window from the genome of Variovorax sp. PAMC26660 encodes:
- the prfB gene encoding peptide chain release factor 2 (programmed frameshift), with translation MDAEQINQIGAMLADLSVRTVDLRRYLDYDAKAERLRTVNASLEDPNVWNDPKKAQELGKEKKSLDDVVVTLDKLTNGLSDNTELFEMSKADGDMDGLQAIADDAATLEADIKQLEFRRMFNNPADPLNAFVDIQAGAGGTEACDWASMLLRQYLKYAERKGFKTQIEDETPGDTAGIKGATIKVEGDYAFGLLRTETGVHRLVRKSPFDSSGGRHTSFASIFVYPEIDDSIEIDINPSDVRTDTFRASGAGGQHINKTDSAVRLTHIPTGIVVQCQDGRSQHSNRDVAWKRLRSRLYDFEMRKRQEEQQKLEDSKTDVGWGHQIRSYVLDNSRIKDLRTNVEVSATQKVLDGDLDVFIEASLKQGV, from the exons ATGGACGCAGAACAAATCAACCAAATCGGCGCAATGCTCGCGGACCTGAGCGTCCGTACGGTCGATTTACGGAGGTATCTT GACTACGATGCCAAAGCTGAACGACTGAGGACAGTCAACGCATCGCTCGAAGACCCGAACGTCTGGAACGACCCGAAGAAGGCCCAGGAACTGGGCAAAGAGAAGAAGTCGCTCGACGACGTGGTCGTCACGCTCGACAAGCTCACCAACGGGCTGTCGGACAACACCGAACTCTTCGAAATGTCGAAGGCCGACGGCGACATGGACGGCCTGCAGGCCATTGCCGATGACGCCGCCACGCTCGAAGCCGACATCAAGCAGCTCGAATTCCGCCGGATGTTCAACAACCCGGCCGATCCGCTGAACGCCTTCGTCGACATCCAGGCCGGCGCCGGTGGCACCGAGGCTTGCGACTGGGCCAGCATGCTGCTGCGCCAGTACCTGAAGTACGCCGAGCGCAAGGGCTTCAAGACGCAGATCGAAGACGAAACGCCCGGCGACACCGCCGGCATCAAGGGCGCGACCATCAAGGTCGAGGGCGACTACGCCTTCGGCCTGCTGCGCACCGAGACCGGCGTGCACCGCCTCGTGCGCAAATCGCCGTTCGACTCGTCGGGCGGCCGCCACACGAGCTTTGCCAGCATCTTCGTGTACCCGGAAATCGACGATTCGATCGAGATCGACATCAACCCGTCGGACGTGCGCACCGACACCTTCCGTGCCAGTGGCGCGGGCGGCCAGCACATCAACAAGACCGACTCGGCCGTGCGCCTGACGCACATCCCGACCGGCATTGTGGTGCAGTGCCAGGACGGCCGAAGCCAGCACAGCAACCGTGACGTGGCGTGGAAACGCCTGCGCTCGCGGCTGTACGACTTCGAGATGCGCAAGCGCCAGGAAGAGCAGCAGAAGCTGGAAGACAGCAAGACCGACGTGGGCTGGGGCCACCAGATCCGCAGCTACGTGCTGGACAACAGCCGCATCAAGGACCTGCGCACCAACGTCGAAGTCTCTGCCACGCAGAAGGTGCTGGACGGTGACCTCGATGTGTTCATCGAAGCCTCTTTGAAGCAAGGCGTGTAA
- a CDS encoding HAD family hydrolase, with the protein MSLNNGKVEAFIFDMDGTMIDSMPWHARSWVEFAQRHGVKLDVSEILARTTGRTGTESMRELFERELSDAECQAMVHEKEEIYRELFHDKFAEVAGFTAFAKAAVARGLKIAVGTAGDKHNIEFAMSRLKMDPLPLAIVGGDEGFSGKPTPAIFLEAARRIGIAPERCIVFEDAPFGIEAARRGGMRAVAVCSTHTAAELAGPHVIAAVRDYNELAHSNFLETLDDAA; encoded by the coding sequence ATGAGCCTGAACAACGGCAAGGTCGAAGCCTTCATCTTCGATATGGACGGCACCATGATCGACTCCATGCCCTGGCATGCGCGCTCGTGGGTGGAGTTTGCGCAGCGCCACGGCGTGAAGCTCGATGTGAGCGAGATCCTCGCGCGCACCACCGGTCGCACCGGCACCGAGAGCATGCGCGAGCTGTTCGAGCGAGAACTGTCCGATGCCGAATGCCAGGCCATGGTGCACGAGAAGGAAGAAATCTACCGAGAGCTCTTCCACGACAAGTTCGCCGAGGTGGCCGGCTTCACCGCCTTCGCCAAGGCGGCCGTGGCACGCGGGCTGAAGATTGCGGTCGGCACGGCCGGCGACAAACACAACATCGAGTTCGCGATGTCGCGCCTGAAGATGGACCCGCTGCCGCTTGCCATCGTCGGTGGCGACGAAGGCTTCAGCGGCAAGCCCACGCCCGCCATTTTTCTCGAAGCCGCGCGCCGCATCGGCATTGCGCCCGAGCGCTGCATCGTTTTTGAAGACGCGCCCTTCGGCATCGAGGCCGCCCGCCGTGGCGGCATGCGTGCCGTGGCCGTGTGCAGCACCCATACCGCCGCCGAGCTTGCCGGCCCCCATGTGATTGCCGCGGTTCGTGACTACAACGAACTCGCCCATTCGAATTTTCTGGAGACACTCGATGATGCTGCGTGA